A region from the Candidatus Zixiibacteriota bacterium genome encodes:
- a CDS encoding NAD+ synthase — protein sequence MIDIKGSVEILTEFIRDYTNEVGINRLIIGLSGGVDSSVSAALGSKAVGAENILGVIMPYKRSSPESKNDAINLANKLGISFEKVDISPMVDAYFGNNDVSSLRRGNKCARERMSVLFDISARDNRLVLGTSNKTEICLGYATWYGDNACSLNPLGGLYKGEVWAMAEYLEVPPEIIKKKPTADLWPGQTDEDELGLTYKKADELLYLLIEKEVRDLNQLKETGTADEVIKLVINRINKYSFKRGLPPVNLLGRNPIPTEILLD from the coding sequence AAGGGATTATACTAATGAAGTCGGCATCAATCGCCTAATCATAGGCCTTTCCGGCGGGGTTGACTCATCAGTATCGGCGGCGCTGGGATCAAAAGCCGTTGGGGCTGAAAATATATTGGGTGTAATCATGCCCTACAAGAGGTCTTCTCCAGAATCAAAAAATGACGCTATTAATCTGGCGAATAAACTGGGTATATCGTTTGAAAAGGTGGATATATCGCCGATGGTGGACGCCTACTTCGGTAATAATGACGTTTCTTCATTGCGACGCGGTAATAAATGCGCCCGGGAACGGATGTCGGTTCTTTTTGATATTTCGGCCCGAGATAATCGTCTGGTTTTGGGCACATCCAACAAAACTGAAATTTGTTTGGGCTACGCGACCTGGTACGGAGATAACGCCTGCTCCCTGAATCCTCTTGGCGGCCTTTATAAAGGCGAGGTGTGGGCCATGGCAGAATATTTAGAGGTTCCACCGGAAATTATCAAAAAGAAGCCTACCGCTGATTTATGGCCGGGTCAGACAGATGAAGATGAATTGGGATTGACTTATAAAAAGGCCGACGAGTTGCTGTATCTCTTGATTGAAAAAGAAGTTCGTGATCTAAATCAGCTGAAGGAAACCGGAACTGCGGACGAAGTCATTAAGTTGGTCATTAACCGGATCAATAAATATTCATTCAAACGAGGACTTCCGCCCGTGAACCTGCTGGGAAGAAATCCGATACCGACAGAGATACTCCTTGATTGA